A segment of the Streptomyces sp. Tu 2975 genome:
CCGGGTCGTGGCCATGACCGGCGACGGGGCGAACGACGCTCCCGCCATCCGCCTCGCCGACGTCGGCATCGCACTCGGACGCCGCGGCACCCCGGCCGCGACCGCGGCCGCGGACCTCGTCGTGACGGACGACCGGCTGGAGACCATCGTCGCCGCGCTCATGGAAGGCCGGGCCATGTGGACCTCCGTCCGCGCGGCGCTCGCCATCCTCATCGGCGGGAATCTCGGCGAGGTCACCTTCAGCGTCCTCACCTCCGCGATCACCGGTGCCACGCCGCTGAACGCACGTCAGATCATGCTCGTGAACCTGCTCACCGACCTCGCACCGTCCCTGGCCATCGCGGTGCGTGAACCTTCCGGCCAGACCGGCGAGCGTCTCCTCGCCGAGGGCCCCCACCGCTCACTGGGCACCGCCCTCACCCAGGAGATGCTGGCCCGCGGCATCGTCACCGCCCTCGGCGCCGGCCTGGCCTGGACGGCGGCCCGCCTCACGGGCCGCGGTCGCCGCGCGGCCACCGTGGCCCTCGCCGCCGTCGTCGGCACCCAGCTCGCACAGACCCTCACCACCGGCGGCACCGACCGCAACGTACTGGTGGCCGGACTGGGCTCCGCGGCCGTCCTCGTCGCCATCATCCAGGTCCCCGGCGTCAGCCGGTTCTTCGGCTGCACCCCCCTCGGCCCCGTCGCCTGGGGCATCACCTTCGGCGCCGTCGCCAGTGCCACCCTCCTCGGCCACTTCCTCGCGCCGTGGGTCATCTCCCGTCTCGCTCCGGGCGACAGCGGGTGATCCGCCGGCACAGGGCTGCGGGGAAGGCGCCGTGCCGGGACACTCACGCGTCCGACGCGGTCAACCACTCCCTGATCCCCGCCAGCGCGCCCGGGCCGTAGTCGGAGCCGACGCCCTGGACGAGATCGGCGATCGAGACGGCGCGCAACGCCGCTCGCCATGCCGCGTCCGCCCCGGCCATCGCGCGGGCGATCGCGCAGGGCACGGTGCACGACTCGGCCGGGGTGGCCAGCGGACCCCTCTGGCGGATCTCGGTGCACGTGAAGGCCTGGCCGGGACCGTCGACCGCCTCGACCACGTCGAGCACGGTGATCGACGCGGGTTCCCGGGTGAGTACGTAGCCGCCCGCCTTGCCCTGCACCGAACGCACGAGCCCGGCGCGGGACAGGGCTTGCAACTGCTTGGCCAGATAGCTCGCCGAGACGTCGTGCAGCTCCGCCAGCCGGGTCGCGGGGACGGGCTCCTCGACGGAGGTGAGCACGACGCAGCAATGCAGGGCCCACTCGACTCCGCCGGACATCTTCACTCGGTCACTCTAACGACGCACTTGACTCGGACAGCACATGTCCAAGTATAGTCCCGGACAGAAAGTGTCCGAGTTTGACTGCACGGGACCTCCATGAGGTCGTATGCCATATTGCGGACATATCCCCGACGAAGGGCATGTCATGAAGTTCGCGGTCATCGGCGGTACCGGACTCATCGGGTCTCAGGTCGTCGACCAGCTGAACGCCGCCGGCCATGAGGCGGTACCGCACGCGCTGTCCACCGGAGTGGACGTCATCAGCGGCCAGGGACTGGACGAGGCGGTGGCGGGGCCGACGTCGTCGTCAACCTCACCAACTCCCCGACCTTCGACGAAGCCTCCCCCGCCTTCTTCCGGACCTCTATGGACAACCTGCTGGCCGCGGCCGAGAACGGCGGCGTCCGACACTTCGTGATTCTGTCGATCGTCGGCGTGGACCAGGTGCCGGAGCTGGACTACTACCGGGCCAAGCTCCTCCAGGAGGACATCCTCAAGGCCGGACCGGTCCCGTACTCGATCGTCCGCGCCACGCAGTTCATGGAGTTCATCGACGCGGTCCTGTCCTGGACCGCCGACGGCGACACCGTCCGGCTGCCCGCCACCCCGATCCAGCCGATCGCCTCCAAGGACGTGGCCCGCGCGGTGGCGGAAGTCGCCACGGGCACACCGCTGGGCGGCGTTCACAACATCGCCGGCCCCGAGATCTTCCCCCTGGACGAACTCGGCCGGATCACGCTGGCCCACCACTCCGACGGCCGCACCGTCGTCACCGACCCCGCCGCCGGCATGTTCGGCGCCGTCAAGGGTGACGTCCTCACCGACAAGGACGCCCACCTCGCCCCCACCCGCTACGCCGACTGGCTCTCCTGAACACCGTGGCGGCCGTCGGGGCGGCCGCTACGGTGTTCAGCCGGTGCGGACCGCCGTGACCGTGAAGCGTTCGACCTCCGCGATGTGGCCGCCCGTGGACGCGACGACCGTCAGCACCGGGTCGACGGCACCCGTGAAGGAGACGGACGACCTCCACGGCTGGCCCTTGCCGCCCGCCGACATGCAGCACGAGGTGCCCAGCAGATCCCGCGACGACGGCTGGCGCACGTCCACACGGACACTCTCGTCCACGCCGGTGATCCGGCCCCCGACCGTCATCGGGGAACGTGCGACGGAGCCGTAGGCGGGCGCGGTCATCGAGAACGTCGTGTCGTCGGTGCCCACCACCTCCCACGGGGCGTCCGGACCGGTGCCGAAGCGCACCAGGTGGATGACGGCCGCGGTTCCCGTGCTCTCCGCACCGCTCAGGCCGACGCCGATCCGGGCCTCCCTGCCGTCGACGGACCGTGAGGTGACGCGGTCGACGTCCTCGAAGCCCAGGTAGTGCTGGGTGAAGGAGAGGGCGGTCTGCTCCGGGTCAAGGTGCCAGGGCTGGTGGCCGCCGGAGCGGAACTCACGCTCCCAGTCGCGGGCCTGGGCGGGTGTGGCGAAAGGCCACAGCGGCTGGAGGTCCGAGAACCCGGGCAACGGCGCACTGCTCCCCGACGCCGACGCCGACGCGGAGGGCGTGCCCGGCGCTGTGGGGCCGACGGGTCGGGCGCGGGCGCGGACTGCGGCGGCGAGGACGTCGCCGGCCGGGACGACGGTGATTCCGACGCGCTGGCCGACCCGCCGGAGCCGGAGCAGCCGACGAGGGCCAGGACGGTCAGGGCCGTCGCTGCGACGAGACGGAACGGGAGACGGAACGGAAGCGGGAGCCTGGTGTTCATCGATCCCCCAGGAAACGAGTGACGGCCGCGCCTAGTGCGTGCGCCTTATGGTGCCACCCCTGCGAACCGCGTCACAGAGCGCGCGCCCCGGCGCCCGTGGATTCCGGCCCGGTTCTTTCGGGGAACTCGCGCCCGGGAACGGCTGAAACCGCTCGTATTCCGGGATTGCCGAACGATGACGGCAGAGATTTCCACCGATTGATCTTCACCCGTTCGGACATGCTCGCCGGACACCGATTCGACGTGCAGGAATGATGTCGTGGAATACGTTCGCACTCATCGCCGTCGTGCGGCGGATCTCATGTGCAGGGGACGGCGGTCAGGAAAATTCGCCAGTTCAGCGAAGGGACGTCGCTCCGATGCCGAGGATCGAACTGAACACCGGGAAAGACGCCACCGTCGAACTCCACTACGAGGACTTCGGAAACGGGAGACCGGTCGTGCTCGTCCACGGCTGGCCGCTGAGCGGGCGCTCCTGGGAGAAGCAGATCGCACCGCTGGTGGACTCCGGATATCGCGTCATCACCTACGACCGCCGCGGATTCGGGCAGTCGTCGCAGCCGTGGGACGGCTATGAGTACGACACCCTCGCGGACGACCTCGGCGCGCTGCTCGTCCACCTCGACCTCGCCGACGTGACACTGGTCGGCTTCTCCATGGGCGGCGGGGAGGTCGTCCGCTACCTCAGCATCTACGGGAACGGCCGGGTCAGGCAGGCCGTCCTGGCCGCCGCTGTACCGCCGTACCTCTACCGGTCCGCGAACAACCCCGACGGAGGCCTCGACGACGCCACGATCAGCCGCTTCGAGGTGGGTGTCCTCGATGACCGGCCGGCCTTCGTGGAGGGGTTCGTCACCGACTTCTTCCGGGTCGGCGAGCGCACCGATCTGGTGAGTGCGGCGCAGCACGCCTATAACGTCCAAATCGCCACGCTCGCGTCCCCCAAAGGCACGCTCGACTGCATCGCGGCGTTCGCGCGCACCGACTTCCGCGACGAGATCGCCGCGATGAACGTGCCTACCCTGGTCATCCACGGCGACTCGGATGCCATCGTCCCGTTCGAGGTCAGCGGCAGGCGGACGCACGAGAGCCTCGCCGACAGCAGCCTGGTCCTGATCGAGGGCGCGCCCCACGGGCTGAACGTGACGCACGCGGACCGGTTCAACCAGGCGCTCCTGGAATTCCTCGCACGCTGAGCCCTTCGCGGGCGGGGACGCCGCACGGGGAAGCCGAGTGTCGGACCCGCGCGCTACGTTGGCCGCCATGACGGAATTCGTACTCGTGGCGGGCGCGTGGCTGGGATCTTCGGCGTGGGACGAGGTGGTGCCGCGGCTGCGGGCGGCCGGGCACGGCGCCCATGCCGTGACGCTGTCGGGCCTCGCCGAGAGGCGGGGCGAGCCGGTGGGGCGGCAGACCCACGTCCAGGATGTCGTCGACGAGGTCGAGCGGCGTGGCCTGCGGGACGTCGTCCTCGTGGGTCACAGTTACTCGGGCATCCCGGTCGGGCAGGCCGCGGAGCGCATCGGCGACCGGCTGGCCCGGGTCGTCTTCGTCGACTCGGAGGTCCCGACCGACGGCGCGTCCTTCGCGGACGGCTGGTGGCAGGGCCGGGCCGACATGGAAGCCACGCTCGCGGAGAACGACGGCTTCTGGCCACCCCTGACGGCGGCCGACTGCGCCGGGCAGGGTCTCACCGACCAGCAGATCGGCCTCCTCGTGGCGGGCGCGACGCCGCACCCGGGCGCCACGCTGACCGATCCGGCCGCGCTGGCACGCCCGCTCGGCGAGCTCCCGGCGACGTACGTCAAGTGCCTGCTCGACGGCCCGGAGCCGAACGCGACGGTGGCCGGGCTCCTGGCCTCCGAACACTGGAGCCTGGTCGAGATGGACACCGGTCACTGGCCCATGTTCTCCCGGCCGCACGAGCTGGCGGAGATCCTGCACCGGACGGCCGACGGGTCCTGAGCCCGCCGTCCCACGCGGCCCCCGCTAGGGCGAAGGGCCCCGGTTCCTCGCACCGGAGCCCTTCGCCGTGAACCGAAGCGGTGGCTGTCAGGCGGGGCCGCGCCTGCGACCGCCGCCACCCCGTCCGCCTGCCGCAGCGGCCATGGCCAGGCCGCAGATCAGGGCGACCGCACCGACGATGATGTTGCTGACGACACTGCGGGTCGTGTCCATCGCACCGGCGACGACCCAGGGGGCGATGATCGTCCATGCGCCGATGGCACATGCCGCCCATGCCATGGCGTGGGTGCGCTCGTACGCGGAGCTGAAGCCGCCCATGCACAGGGCGAAGGCGATACCGGTGATCAGGTTGGACACGGCCAGGTTGGTCAGTCCGCTGAAGCCGACAATCCATGGTGATGCCGCCAGGAAGACGCCGGTGACAAGGCCCAGCGTCTCCACCGCCTGGGCGCGTGGAGTGCTGGTCGCCCGCTCGAAGCGGGAACGCATCTCGGCCAGGTCCGGGTGTTGCTCTATGTCTGCGTGGGTGGTCATGGTGGACGCCGCCTCCTACCAGCAGCCTTATGTGTCCTTTATATCCATAGAACGCCCATTAAGGCTGTGGGTCAATGGGCAATTTCTGCCGGTACCGGCGGACTTCGGCCGGACACAGGAGTCAGGCGCCCGGACCGGGCGTGACACCGCCCTTGAGCCGTTCGAGGTCGGACGGGCGGACCTGGATGACCAGCAGCGCGATCAGGGCCGCCAGCACCGCGAAGATCGCCGCCATGATGAACGCCGCGGACACACCCGAGGTCAGCACCTGGTCCGCCCAGGGCGACGGCAGTTCACCGGTGCGCTGGAAGGCGAGCCGCTCCGCCGGGGTCGCCTCCGCCATGAACCGCGGGATCAGATCCTTCGCCTCGTTCGTGCTCGCCGTGCCGAAGACCGTGACCAGGATCGACAGACCCAGCGAACCGCCCACCTGCTGAGTGGCGTTCAACAGGCCGGACGCCGCGCCGGACTCGTGCACCGGCACGTTGGAGAGCGCCATCAGCGTCAGCGAGACGAACTGCATGCCCATCCCGAGGCTGAAGACCAGCATCGGCCCCAGGATGCTGCCCGCGTAGGTGGAGTTGATGTCGGTCAGCGTCAGCCACGCCAGTCCCGCGGCGGCCAGTACGGCGCCGGTCACCATGAAGGGTTTCGGACCGTACCTCGGCAGCAGCTGGGAGGCCAGGCCCGCGCCGATGGTGATGACCACGCTGACCGGGAGGAAGGCCAGACCGGCGCGCAGGGGCCCGAAGCCCAGCACGTTCTGGACGAACAGGGTCAGGAAGAAGAACATGCCGAACATGGCGGCGGCGAGCGCCAGCATCATGCCGTACGTGCCCGCCCTGTTGCGGTCGGCGAACATGTGCAGCGGCGTGATCGGCTGTTTCGAGCGCCTTTCGACGGCGATGAACGCGCCGAGCAGCACCAGGGCGGCGCCGAAGGACGCCAGTGTCCAGCTGTCGCGCCAGCCCTCCTGTGCGGCACGGATGAAGCCGTAGACCAGTGCCACCATGCCGAGCGTGGACGTCAGCGCACCGGCGACGTCGAAGTGGCCGGGACGGCGCTCCGACTCCTTGATCCAGCGGGGCGTGGCGATGGCGATGAGCAGACCGATCGGCACGTTGACGAACAGCACCCAGCGCCAGTCGAGCCATTCGACGAGCATGCCGCCGGCGAGCAGGCCGATGGCCCCGCCGCCCGCGGACACGGCCGCGAAGACGCCGAACGCCCGGTTGCGTGCGGGGCCCTCGGTGAACGTGGTGGTGATCAGCGCGAGCGACGTCGGCGAGGCGATCGCGCCGCCGACGCCCTGGAGGGCGCGGGCGGCGAGCAACTGGCCGGAGTTCTGGGCGAGTCCGCCGAGCAGGGACGCCAGCACGAAGAGCAGCACGCCGAAGATGAAGACGCGCCGCCTGCCGAGGATGTCACCGATCCGGCCGCCGAGGAGCAGCAGACCGCCGAAGGTGAGCGTGTAGGCGTTGACCACCCACGACAGGCTGGTGGTGGAGAAGTCCAGGGAGCTCTGGATGTGTGGCAGAGCGATGTTCACGATGGTGATGTCGAGAACCACCATCAGCTGGCAGGAAGCGATGACGAACAGTGCCATTCCGTTTCCGCCACCGCGATCGGATGCGGCGGTCCGGACGGAGGAGGTCGGCTGCGGAGTCGTCATGGCGCATCGTGCCTCGTGAGGGGTCCCCCCGGCGCGGGGGATGAACGGGGCCGTCCACTGTTCGACGTTAAGCCTGTCGGGTGAATACCCACCAGTCGATCAAGGGGCGCCGGACCACCCGCTCAGGGCAGCACCGCCACCCCGTCCACCTCGACCAGGCACTGCTCGTCCCACAGCCGTACGACCCCGATGACGGCCATGGCCGGGTAGTCGCGGCCCGCCAGGCGCCGCCAGACGCGGCCCAGTTCGTGGGCGTGGAGCCGGTAGTCGGCGACGTCGGTCGCATAGACGGTGACCCGGGCGAGGTCGTGCGGGGTGCCTCCGGCGGCGGCGAGCGCGGTGAGGAGGTTGGACAGGGCGGTCTCGAACTGCGCGGGGAGCGTGTCGCCGACGACCTTGCCGTCCGTGTCCAGCGCGGTCTGGCCGGCCAGGAAGACCAGGCGGCTGCCGATGGCGGTGACGGCGTGGGAGAAGCCGGTGGGCGGGGAGAGCTCGGCCGGGTTGTGGCGGGACAGGGTCATGCGCGGGCCTCCTCGGCGTAGAGCTCCTTGGCGATGATGGTGCGCTGCACCTCGGTGGCGCCCTCGTAGATCCGGGGGCGCGGACCTCGCGGTAGAGGTGCTCGAGGA
Coding sequences within it:
- a CDS encoding Rrf2 family transcriptional regulator; amino-acid sequence: MSGGVEWALHCCVVLTSVEEPVPATRLAELHDVSASYLAKQLQALSRAGLVRSVQGKAGGYVLTREPASITVLDVVEAVDGPGQAFTCTEIRQRGPLATPAESCTVPCAIARAMAGADAAWRAALRAVSIADLVQGVGSDYGPGALAGIREWLTASDA
- a CDS encoding alpha/beta hydrolase, with the protein product MPRIELNTGKDATVELHYEDFGNGRPVVLVHGWPLSGRSWEKQIAPLVDSGYRVITYDRRGFGQSSQPWDGYEYDTLADDLGALLVHLDLADVTLVGFSMGGGEVVRYLSIYGNGRVRQAVLAAAVPPYLYRSANNPDGGLDDATISRFEVGVLDDRPAFVEGFVTDFFRVGERTDLVSAAQHAYNVQIATLASPKGTLDCIAAFARTDFRDEIAAMNVPTLVIHGDSDAIVPFEVSGRRTHESLADSSLVLIEGAPHGLNVTHADRFNQALLEFLAR
- a CDS encoding alpha/beta hydrolase, coding for MTEFVLVAGAWLGSSAWDEVVPRLRAAGHGAHAVTLSGLAERRGEPVGRQTHVQDVVDEVERRGLRDVVLVGHSYSGIPVGQAAERIGDRLARVVFVDSEVPTDGASFADGWWQGRADMEATLAENDGFWPPLTAADCAGQGLTDQQIGLLVAGATPHPGATLTDPAALARPLGELPATYVKCLLDGPEPNATVAGLLASEHWSLVEMDTGHWPMFSRPHELAEILHRTADGS
- a CDS encoding SPW repeat protein, whose protein sequence is MTTHADIEQHPDLAEMRSRFERATSTPRAQAVETLGLVTGVFLAASPWIVGFSGLTNLAVSNLITGIAFALCMGGFSSAYERTHAMAWAACAIGAWTIIAPWVVAGAMDTTRSVVSNIIVGAVALICGLAMAAAAGGRGGGGRRRGPA
- a CDS encoding MFS transporter translates to MALFVIASCQLMVVLDITIVNIALPHIQSSLDFSTTSLSWVVNAYTLTFGGLLLLGGRIGDILGRRRVFIFGVLLFVLASLLGGLAQNSGQLLAARALQGVGGAIASPTSLALITTTFTEGPARNRAFGVFAAVSAGGGAIGLLAGGMLVEWLDWRWVLFVNVPIGLLIAIATPRWIKESERRPGHFDVAGALTSTLGMVALVYGFIRAAQEGWRDSWTLASFGAALVLLGAFIAVERRSKQPITPLHMFADRNRAGTYGMMLALAAAMFGMFFFLTLFVQNVLGFGPLRAGLAFLPVSVVITIGAGLASQLLPRYGPKPFMVTGAVLAAAGLAWLTLTDINSTYAGSILGPMLVFSLGMGMQFVSLTLMALSNVPVHESGAASGLLNATQQVGGSLGLSILVTVFGTASTNEAKDLIPRFMAEATPAERLAFQRTGELPSPWADQVLTSGVSAAFIMAAIFAVLAALIALLVIQVRPSDLERLKGGVTPGPGA
- a CDS encoding RidA family protein; amino-acid sequence: MTLSRHNPAELSPPTGFSHAVTAIGSRLVFLAGQTALDTDGKVVGDTLPAQFETALSNLLTALAAAGGTPHDLARVTVYATDVADYRLHAHELGRVWRRLAGRDYPAMAVIGVVRLWDEQCLVEVDGVAVLP